A single region of the Lactobacillus xylocopicola genome encodes:
- the ruvB gene encoding Holliday junction branch migration DNA helicase RuvB encodes MLVSAESQGQAEEQTEFTLRPQTLDEYLGQERVKKELAVYIEAAKKRDEALDHVLLYGPPGLGKTTLAFVIANELGVHLKSTSGPAIEKAGDLVALLTDLEPGDILFIDEIHRLAKPIEEVLYSAMEDYYVDIVIGEGQTTHAVHVPLPPFTLIGATTLAGQLAAPLRDRFGIVEHLQYYKTAELGKIISRSSAVFNIKIAPAATQELARRSRGTPRVANRLLRRVRDFAQVKGESVISFPTTAASLKQLQVDDEGLDQTDRKILQVIIKNYHGGPVGIRTLAANTGEDVETIQSLYEPYLLQQGFLLMTPRGRMVTKKAYLQLGLPVPNE; translated from the coding sequence ATGCTTGTTTCGGCTGAAAGTCAGGGACAAGCGGAAGAGCAGACGGAATTCACGTTGCGCCCGCAGACGCTGGACGAGTATCTGGGCCAGGAGCGGGTCAAAAAAGAGCTGGCAGTATATATTGAAGCCGCCAAAAAGCGTGATGAAGCCCTCGACCATGTTCTGTTATATGGACCACCTGGTTTAGGAAAGACAACCTTGGCATTTGTAATTGCCAATGAACTCGGGGTGCACTTAAAGAGTACGAGTGGCCCCGCCATTGAGAAGGCGGGGGACCTAGTTGCCTTGCTGACCGACCTAGAGCCAGGTGATATTTTGTTTATCGACGAGATTCACCGCCTGGCTAAGCCGATTGAAGAAGTACTCTATTCGGCGATGGAAGATTACTATGTTGATATTGTCATTGGTGAAGGTCAGACAACTCATGCGGTTCACGTTCCGCTGCCACCCTTTACCCTGATTGGTGCAACAACTCTGGCTGGTCAACTGGCAGCGCCGCTGCGTGATCGCTTCGGGATTGTGGAGCATTTGCAGTATTATAAGACCGCTGAATTAGGCAAAATTATTAGCCGGTCTAGCGCGGTTTTTAACATTAAGATTGCACCCGCGGCTACCCAGGAACTGGCTCGGAGGTCAAGGGGAACGCCGCGGGTGGCTAACCGTCTGCTCAGGCGAGTGCGCGATTTCGCCCAAGTTAAGGGTGAATCAGTAATTTCCTTTCCGACTACGGCAGCTTCGCTTAAGCAGCTGCAAGTTGATGATGAAGGTCTAGACCAGACCGACCGTAAGATTTTGCAGGTAATTATCAAGAACTATCACGGTGGACCGGTTGGTATTCGGACGCTGGCCGCTAATACGGGAGAAGATGTGGAAACAATCCAGTCTTTATACGAACCCTACTTATTGCAGCAAGGTTTTCTGTTGATGACGCCGCGCGGGCGGATGGTAACAAAGAAGGCGTATTTGCAGCTAGGGCTGCCTGTTCCAAATGAGTAG
- the ruvA gene encoding Holliday junction branch migration protein RuvA: MYEYLAGKISAIKPNYLVIDVGGVGYKVFSPTPFAYQEGQKVQVFIEQIVRDTGIALYGFRSEADKGLFLKLLSVSGIGPKSALAIMAAEDSNSLAAAIEQGEVKYLTHFPGVGKKTASQIVLDLKGKLGDYVQKLNQASDQEVGPELNDALLALLALGYTQKEVDRITPKLAEEDELSAEQYIKKGLALLLKK, translated from the coding sequence ATGTATGAATATTTAGCTGGAAAAATTAGTGCAATAAAGCCGAACTACCTTGTTATTGATGTTGGCGGTGTGGGCTATAAAGTCTTCAGCCCCACTCCCTTTGCCTACCAAGAGGGCCAAAAGGTCCAAGTTTTTATTGAACAGATTGTCAGGGATACTGGCATTGCCCTGTATGGTTTTCGATCTGAAGCAGACAAGGGGCTTTTTTTGAAGTTGCTTAGTGTGAGCGGAATCGGACCCAAGTCGGCCTTGGCGATTATGGCTGCCGAGGATAGTAACTCGCTTGCTGCGGCTATCGAGCAAGGTGAGGTCAAGTACTTGACCCATTTTCCTGGGGTGGGCAAGAAGACGGCGTCGCAAATTGTGCTCGACTTAAAGGGCAAGTTGGGCGACTACGTTCAAAAGCTTAACCAAGCTAGCGACCAAGAAGTCGGACCAGAGTTAAACGATGCGCTACTGGCCTTACTGGCTCTGGGTTATACGCAAAAAGAAGTCGACCGCATTACGCCTAAGTTGGCAGAAGAAGATGAGTTAAGCGCTGAACAATATATTAAAAAAGGCTTGGCCTTACTTCTTAAGAAGTAA